The Apostichopus japonicus isolate 1M-3 chromosome 10, ASM3797524v1, whole genome shotgun sequence genomic sequence GAAATACTGTACTGCAATACAACAATAGTCTCACGGGAATGTTTTTATGTCACCCCTTCATAAGTAAAGAAAAGTTAAAGAATACTCGTTCAATGGAATTTCGTTTTAACTATCAGTCTGATAATTTTATTGAGTTAACATCCACCCCTCTTGTCTCAACAACAGAAAAGAAACTTCCCCGCCCTATAGAAACTGCATGCAGTTTCGCTTGCTTGCAAATGAAATATACTTACTTAACATATTGTGATACCGACGCTGTATACTGGGTGACATTTAAAGacgtgacatatatatatatatatatatatatatatatatatatatatatatatatatatatatatatatataggatatatatatatataggatatatatatataggatatgtatatatatagatatataaaaagatatataaaaagatatatatatatagatatataaaaagatatataaaacgatatatatatagatatataaaaagCCAAAAACCCGCATTTACTCAATAAGAGATCTGAATTCATCTCCAAGTGTCGCCACAATAGGCTCAAACCAATGAACCGTGCACGTAAGAAATAGGGTTCGTGTTCCCCATAGAATATATCCGCGCAGAGAGTATTtgttcagttgtctgacgatcgccaccctaagggcgtgaaactccgagtaacagctGTACTCACCAAGGCATttacttatatgatatataaaaagatatatatttagatatatatatatatatatgtatatatttacatacatgacAAGATAGGAAAAAGCTTAACCATCCGGTTTAATATAATGCAGTTGCGTTACACGCATGCCAGAatcatatattatttaattgaaaacaagtttgttttttaacatttccaGTGACTCCACTGGCCCTTTTGGAAATCTCGAATCATACTTGGCTTTCTTCTATATAACAGTGACAAAGCCGTTTTAAAACTATATGACTAGGTCCTTCGAAACACCTTCCATCGTTTCTTCGATGTTTTGGGATTAGAATCCGCTAAATCAATGAACCCCCAGTCATTCGATTTGGACTTCTTAGATTTCTTGGCGATCATTTTGTCTACATAATCTAAGGAAGGTTCCTCCTCAGTATTAACAACTTCCCCGGAATTAGCAATTGCTCCTTGGTTTGCTGTTTTGATCTTCTTCTCTTTCGATTTCCGACGGAAAAATGACAAAAGCTTCCTCTTCTTTGGCTTTGACGATGTCTTAGCATTAGCTTCTGTTAAGTCAGGAGATAGTGTTTCGTGAAGTTTCATTTTACTGCCAACAATTTCCAGCCTGTTCGGAGTGGTCTCCGCTTGGTCATCACCGTGAGACTCCGGCGTCGTAATAGGAGACCTCCCGCCTATGACTCGTTTATCGCCTCCTTGAGATGCATCAAAGAATTCTTCCCTCTTTCCTTCAGCTACCATGTGTTCTCCTTCATCACTTGCCATTTCAGGGAGGACGTCTCTATCCTCTTCAACGCTTCCATTGTCTAATTCAGCGTCCGTCTGTATGACTTTGGAACCATCACAATTCACTCTGGTGTCGATTTCTTCAAGTTCGTTTGTTGCAGACTCTCCTTCTCTCAACCCAGTTTCTGCATTCGACTTGGAATTGGAAGGGTCGCCAAAGATGAAACTCCATTCCGAATCACATTCTTGGCGGTTATTTTGAACGGATGATTTATGAAAGCTGTCTGCTCCATTTTCAACAATTTGGGGGTTATCACGACTCGAATCCAACTTTGTTTCTACATGTGTTGCAATATTTTCGTCAGTCGTGTTGTCGACACCACTTCCCAACGAAGTATTTTCGAAGAAAGCTTCGTTTGTCCATATACCAGATTCATAATTACTATGAGGTGATAGTACAACGTAAGATACATCGGTGGATCCAAGAGTATTTTCCAACTTCTCTTTGTTATTATTCTTTCGAAATCTCTGAAACCAGTCATCTTTCATGAAACTAAAACGAGAGCTTGATCTTCTGGAAAAACTACTTTCGGATGAAgaaaatttctcaaaaaattCAACTTTCTCTTTCGTGGAAGAATTCAAGTTGACAAGCGCTTGCTCTCGTTTGTTTCCACGCCTTAATGGAAGCTTTTCCCAGATTGAGATTCTTGTCTTTACCTTTGAAGGGGGTGTGCACTCCTCAGTAACCAATGAACGTTCAATTTCATGAGTGGCTTCGGAAGCAGCCTCTTCATCTGTAAATTGTGTCTTTTCATCATCTATTGTATACACATGTTCTGGAGTCTGTTGAGTGTCGGCTACGTTTTCATGAAAAGCACCTTGGGAGTAGTTTAGTTCGTTTTTACGGTCTTCTTCAAGTTGACTCTCATCAATGTCTTCACCGGCACAATTCGATTCACCGTTAGTACTTAGTACACTGTCGTCATTATTACACGACACTATTTCATTCGCTATCTCATGAGTGGCCTCGACATTGTTGCTGTCACTGCCGTATTTCATTATTCCTTCCCAGAATGTGATTTTGGTCCTAATCGAAGGATCTGTTGACTCGGTGTCTTCCTGGATACAAACACGGGTTTTTCTGTCAGTTGTACCTTGGAGAACATTGCTCGCATCATGACCAACCTCGTTCTGGACGTTTCCCCTGGGAGACGTGTTACATAGCTGTGGACTTTCGTGTTCCAAGTTGTATTTCTCTCGACGCGATCCACATTCGTCTCTCCCATCCAGTTGGTTGTTTTTTATGTCTTTCGCTACCTCTTCAAACGTCTCTTTCATCTTTGCAATTTCATCCTTTATATAAGTAATTTCACTCATATTAAAGTCCGACAGACTGATGACATCTTCGTTATCATCAGGCACTAAGAGGTCTTCCCAACACTGGGGCTCGTTAGTGTTCTGTCTTACATCCGCACTCTCGGTAGGGCTGCTTTCAGAGGCAGCTTGTTGCGCAATTGTCAAGACATCACTAACAACATCCTCAGCTGCCTCATGTATACTACGTGCCGGAGATGACTTGCGACTCTGCAGTTCAACTGCATCTATGTCGTCTTCATTCACTACATCCTCCTTCGTGAATCTCCGGCGAACGCGACGAGGTGTACCGATTAAACTATGGAAGTTCGTGGTGACGGTGCAAGTGTCATAATTCTCGTCAAGATTCTGGTCGGTTTGGCCATCATTGCTTTCTTGACATGTCGATATTTCCAAAGGGGTGACGTCGGTCAGAGCACTATAGTTCTGGCTATCATGGAATCTCTCGTCAGTAAGTGACATTCCGTATGAGGTGTCTTCATGTGATTGTTCAAACCCATCAGATAGCTTCGCAGGCATAGATATAGTGTCTTCAAAATTGGAGGTATTACAATCGTTCGCTGATTTTCGCTTTGGGTAGGGAGTAGATACAAATTTAGGTTGTTGTTCTTCCAAAAGTCTATCAGTAGTTGCAGAATCCACTGCGTCTTCTTCCCAAAACACGAAATCCTTCGAGAAGCGAACATCCCCCTTTTGAAGATCCGCGTAACTCAGGAAACAGTCCTGAAGAACGTTTTCTACAGTGAGGACACTAACAGCTTTACGCATCACGTCTCCCACAAGTGTGTGCGACGCAGTCTTATCCTGCGTACCATCCGCAGGTTTGCCACCACCATACTTCGCTCGTGGCTTTTTTCTGTCATTGGCGTCATCAACAATTTCGGACTTTTCAGATTCAAAAGGAGGCTTGTTTGGCCAAGTCAACCTTTTACGCCGACTCTTGAACTTAAGACGTACATCCTTCGAAGATAATGCATGGTCGGAATTTGATCTCCGTCCGAATGTACGGGTATCGAAACCGAAAACGGGACGATCTTCATCTTTCTCGTATTTTGAAAAATGTCCACTAGCTGTAACTTTCTTGTTTGGCGTTACTGGCTCCTTATGCATCGATTCTAAGATATCGTCACATGACTTTACGGCAACAATCCTGTCTTCATTTTCTTGGACACAATCAAGATGTATcacctcatcatcatcatcatcattataattAGAGTAGAACTGGGCGGAGAAATTCTGGATGTTACGAGTTGGGTTTCCGTCTTCATCTTCTTCGTTGATGACGCCGTCATTTGGTTTAGGACTTCGGTCAAAGGTCGAATGCCAACCACTCCGAATTGCATCCATGATTCCAACGACACGTACTCGACGAGGTTGATTTTCAAGAGATACTAACTGCTGATGACGTATCCCGTCGTCAACGTCACCGTCAACGAAGAGTTCATCAGCAGTGAAGTATTCGTTTGAAGATGACCGTTGACTTGATACAGTGCTGCCCTCAATATTCATTTCTTCTCCACGTTTCATCCTGAAATAAGCGGATAAAGCATTCAGTGGTCAGTGGCTATAACTGGTACTTTAAGGTTATTAACGATTATATATACTGAATTTTACTTTACAATCAAAATTTTGTTGGAAACAGGGTAGGTACGCATGGAATTTTATATAGTATCATATTTGCCTACCCGCCACATGCACCCCAGCCCACAAAAAAGAGAATCAAACAAGATGACTTGATGACAATCAAAAGAAGTGTTTTACTGTCTGTGCCTGGCAACTCCGTCTTCGTGTATTCAATTTTAATTGAAACTTTCACAATTTCATCGATAATTTTTTCATAgtttatttcaagttttgttattattacattCCCAAAATTGTACTCTTTGTTTCTTAATATTTCCACTATTTACACTAATTGTTCGAaaatcatcatcgtcatcgtcgtcgtcgtcatcgtcatcgtcatcgtcatcatcatcatcataatcatcatcataataatcataataatcataattccATTATATCCTCATGCAGGATAAGACTTTTTGTAACAAAATTTCGTTCCTCAACATTTTGATGAGCAAAACTAACATTTTAGAGATCTACTTAATTGTCGAATTTTCGACTGATAATATGGCAATTTTGACATATGTCGAAATCCGCATGCAGACTAGTTTGATATCACCGTTGCTTATCTTGAGCTGTCgatttaattattttgtatttaattgaaGTCATTCCTTTCTATTAAAAATTTGAAACGTAAAGTGTTGAAATTTGGTATTTCATTGTCTGAACATGTCAAAATTTCGATGACCGAAGCAATGGAATCTTTCTAGCCTAGGCTAGCCCTATTAGACTGATATATGCGATAGCCTATATCTAATGAGTATGCCTAACATCAATCCTATGGCAAACTTTATGAATACCATCGAAACAAATGTAAACCTAACGAAAGTTAAGACAGCTTGTTAAAAGTAAATAAGAGCCTAACCGTTTCGCCTAACTAAAGTTAGTTTTTTCGGTCTATGACGATCGGAAGCAATGTGCGATAACATGAAAGTAATTACTAACGCTTCAGCGCATTTCCTTTTGACGTTAAGtcaaaatgttactttttaaGTCGAAAACTCACTTGATTATTAGAACAGGAATGCCTTGGAAAACAATATAAATTTTCTGTCGAGCTGACGATAACGGAGTTCTGCAAATGTGTTTACATTTAACCACATAGCGTATCGAAATGATGTGCGTATAACGCCTCTTTTGTGCGCGTAGCATGTAGAAGCGTTTGTCATCAGATTTAGGACCAATGCGCGCAGAGCGGTTGACGATGTGTCCACACATATAGCGCAAGACaatatattatgttacaaaGCCGAAGGCGCTAGATATTTGACTTCAATCTTCTGGAAAAAGTGAAGCCGTAGTGTCACTTATTTTGGTTGCGGAGTATATTTTCACGTATGACCCCATGATAACcgtattcatatattcattagGTCAGCGTCAAAAACGATAGGGaatataccaagtatgacaaatatccatcactccgttgAGTTATCGCGGAAAAAAGCAAGTGACACAGatgcacacacccacacacacataaactTGATTGTATTAGGTCCTGAGCTACCATGCCAGCAAGGAACCGAAAAAGGCAACTCTAAAGCGCTAGATCCAAGACTCTTATTTACTACTTACACAAAGAGGTCAAACCAGTTAGACACGTGCGCCTGCACACGTACGAATTTGACAATATGATTTCTTGCAGCGCATTCGTACGTATAAACTTAACGATGAAGACAATTATTGCGCGTGTACGCACGGATATTCGTTTGACTTGGCTCCTTGACCCCGAAACTAGCCAGGGcagtattttctttcaattgttgATTCAATCTCTCAGCGGGAgtctatgtgtgtgtgtgtgtgtgtgtggtgggggccgtaagtgtgcgtgtgtgtgcgtgtgtgtgtgtggggggggggggacctctCTACCGGTAAAAGGTGTAAGCTGACAACCTCGACGGCTGTATTTCTGGGTAGAATGTTGGCTCCAATTGTGAAAATAACTCTCAATATATCACGCCAGCATATTTATGGTAAACTGTTTATAGAACGTGGCCTTTTCTAAACAGGTCTGATAATCATCAATTGTTTCACTCCCCCCTTAACTAAATGTTGTCGACAACGGTgtaaattataaacattaaaCCATAAAACGATAATGAGAACACACCGTGATTTCTATCGGAATTCCGATAGATTTCTTTGTTTAAAGGTCAATGTAAAGTATTGAAggtaaatatgctagaaagtcaattaatggtcaccaatattaatattttagctGCAAGCATTTATAACTGTCACTGTTAACAGTTACTTACCTACACTGAGATATTTAATTGTCTATCTAAATAATCCTCGATGACTAAATTAATTTCAAggttcaaagtatatttgaacACTTCGagcaattttgaccgaaaattctCCTTGCCATTACTAAAGGCGTTTAAATAAACCGACAATAACAAACACAAACAGCTATTAGTTGCATGCCTTGTCATTTTATTCGTTAGTTGATGGTTGTGTTTGACACTATTGACATTAAAGTATATCAAACTATATTGCATAAACAAGTACGACTCATTTGATCAATGGAAAACCTATGCAGAGAAAGTAGTTGCTTACAAAAGTTATACTAATTCTTTGATACTTAACGTGCATATATGATCCTCATATCTTTGTAATTGATATGGTATTTTGTTCAGGATTGGGTTAAGGCACTTAAACTGGTCTATTGCATGTGTAAATCCTAAGGCACTTTTGGGCAAATGCATTTAAATTTGGCACGTTACATACATTCAAAACTTTACACGAATTTAAACCAGTTTCTCAGAAGTGTTTTACAACCAACATGCACCCAGAAGGATGGAAGTTTGATAAAGATATCTTGTAACCATACGTTGGAAGGTATTGTATTGAATCACTCACAGTTATTCTAGCAATATTACTGTGCATaaagtaagaaagaaatattaataataatattacaacaacaacaacaaacaaacaaactccTTCCTGCAATATAATTGCATATACAATTTCCATCAGCTGGTATAATTTCAGTTTTTTAAGCTACTAAACGAAGACTTTGAAAGATTCTGTCCTGgtttttcatgaaaaaaaaaaaaaaatgtatcctAAAAAAAGGTGTTTAATCTCGTAAGTGTTATGTTGGATGAACATGTTTATCTGAGATTGCTATTAAAATCATAATCACAACCACTTATTGAAAGTTGACAAAGTTTTAAAATACAGATTAATTATCACTATAAGCTACTGTTGGCAATCTCTGTACGTTCGCTCACACACCAGAAGAAATACAGATTTCATGCTTGTGTCACTTACTTAACAAAAACTTGTAAGGGCGTTAAGAAAGATTTTTTGGACTTTGATTTTCATAAATTTACCAAATGATATTTGATAATAAAATCCCATAACTATACCTATCATTCTAGCTTGACTATGCAAATTTTAATTTCGCACAATGCATCAGTAACAGTTCACGGTGACACGATCCTAAGAAAGTGCTCGCACGCATGCGTACAAGCTAGATGGACTTGCTAAAGACGAACTAACTGGGTGATTGACTACGTTCATGGGTCCACTTTTGCAGTTTGCCCGCTTGAAACACATTCTTGGAAAAACACAAGAATAAGGGGCTTAAAcacttattttttggggggggactTGAAccttcaaaaatatgtttcataGGATCTATTCTTTAACAAACTACGAACGAAATTGCACTAATAGTGATGGACTCATTGTAGCACTATAATCTGCAATCAGAGACTGCATATTGTCAAGTTTTGCGGAACGAGATAGAACTGGTTAGAGTTCCTCTATActctataaaggaactctaggACTGGTAtgatgacagcgccctctattatTGAGACACTCATCTAACCCTACCGTACTTTGATGAAACattgtttgaagaagattaTCTTATTGCAATCatttacaattattattttatttttgagtAATACTCTGTAGATTTTGCTGTACAAACTGAAAAAGAGCACCCTTAAAAGAAGTTAAAAAAGTAAAGACAAAAAGAGAAAGCTGGCATTACAAAGACTTCTGTTGATCATGTGAAAGGCAAAATGATAGAtaacaaattaaacaatttcAGTTATTTTGAAAGCAAAGCAGACCAAACGATAGACAAGAAATATACCTTAAAGCACAGCCAACAATACTTTTGTTGATTGATTGAATTTACATAACTATGCAATGAATACTGATCATCCAATCATTTTGATACAGATATTTTTAGTATATTTACAGTGCGACTTAAGTGCGACTTACAGTGCGATTCtaaagtacaatacaatacaaatcataaaattaaaatacaatacTTCCCTCCATTGTGTCATCCTTATCTCAAATAATATTTGATTGCTACCGTTAAATTTCGATAAAAACGTCTGTTCTTCCAACATCCACTGTCAGAATTTTCAGCAAGTAGAAAAAGGGCTGGGATTGCAGTGAAAAAAGTTTTACACAATTATGGCACCAACTTCCAATTAAAATTTAAGTTAGTTCCTTTTAAGCCTCCATTCAAAATGCTGtagccagatgcattcacaaaatatcatcaactttgaaaaattaaaaaatatgataataattaataactttACCTTgatacaaaaatgaaatgagGATGTGGGTTTATCCCACAGATGTAGCAAAATCTGCAGCATTCTCGTttcagccaccagaatatcTCTTTAAGTTTAAATAACAGAAACTAGTACTGTTCATTATTTCCTTAAGTTACATTCAGTATTACTGCAGTACAACACTTAACATTAAGGCACTATGTGTGGTAGGCTGTTCAATGACTCATATTACCAGTTATGAATAATATTCTCTTATAAAAAGCATGTAAGGCAGTTTGATATATATCAGTCAGACAAGGAAGGTTGTATGCATAGCAGATTGTTAATGACGATTTCAGAATAGAGCTACCcctagggtggggggggggaataggtTCAGATACCTGTTGTCATAAGTTCTTATATCACGGAGTTAAATAGTTCCTTCCATTCATCAGTATTTGACAACTCAGCTACTTTCGTTAACTATAGTTTATCCAAACAAGGATATTTAATAACGATAATAAAGACCACGTGACTATATTCAGCAGTTTCCTGAAATTCTTTAAATGATACACACTCACTTTCTGAATTGACTAACTTTCATTACTCCcctaacatttaaaaaaagggaagtaaaataaacaaaacgaaaaaatGAGGAAATCCTGAGGTCTGATATGCAATGACTTGCTCTAttaatgcacacacacacacacacatatgcacgcacgcacacacattATTTCATTTATGAGTCATCCCGTTACAAGGCAAAGAACATGTTAAGTTGAAACCCTACATCAATATAACTGACAACCCTACATCAGCATAACTGCTATATATAGCAAATCTTGTAGGCAGCAAATATTCTTAACATTCAAACTAAAATGAAACTACCCCACCACACTTGGTATGTGCAAATCGATAGCATCAAATCTTGGAAGTATTGCATATCATTACAAGGATGATtggaatgtaaaaaaaaatggaaaacaagaTCATTATAATATTCACATAGTATCAGCATCTCttgaaaaaaagcaaaacttGGTTTTAAGTGATAAACATAATTTGCAGAAAGAAATGAATTCTTGGAATAATtttaaagacaattttaagaCGTACGATCAACGCACTTTGTACACCGTTTGGCTCGTATCCTAGATACAAATCTCAACTATTTCAGCAAAACTTTTCAAATGAGATCATAGATTGAACAGGTCAACAGATATACATTGGTCATGCAAACaattgttacattaatgttaactaGACGAACAGATTGCAATATTGCTACACATGACAAAATATGAAGTTAGAATGAATAAGTTAGCACCAAAGaactccacctctctctctctctctttgttcAACATCCTGATTGACCCAGCCAATCTATATACCGGTAGCCATCTCATGTCAAGGAAAGTCAGTCATCTTGTATTTAACAGATAGAGTCCTGTGTCCTACATCTGGAATACATAACATGCTCTTGCACATTCGTATCCCGGGATTAAGATGATGATGACTACGTTAGTTTATTATGACACTCTGCCAAAAGACTCTGCAGGGCTTGCTTAGATTTCTTAAAACTGCGACTTGAGCTCTTCGCATCCAGTTGAAGGATGGTGCTCAGGATCCTCCGTTCACATTCCTTGTAAATGAAACGTTCAATCCCTTCTCCCCTTTCTGCAGTCAATTTGAGAAATCTTCTGtcactctaaaaaaaaaagaaaaaaaaaagcagagagcgaataaacaaaatgaacgAGAAGATTGTCATCCTGTTTGGAAGAGAATGAACTACCGTCAAATGcctcaaaataaaacattgaaagaTCCACTCAAAAATAGTAAGAAACTTCACAGAGAATTGCTTAAACAAACAGAGAGGAGAGGCGAAAAGGAAAGGGCGAAGGGCAAGAGTGGAAtcatacttttaagaaaagagTGGAAGAGCAAAAACAACACCTTTTGTAAAATCTGCTATTTTAGTGACTGAATTGAGACTATacatactgaatattcatagcttgACATCTAGAACATGAAAGCCCTTCCTATCACGAATTTACCATATGCCCTCATACTTGGCTTAATATAGTTTTGTTTCAAAGTAAGGGTCTCAAAGGGTCGCACAGTACCTCACATTGAGTCACACCTCGTCCGAGGGCGATACATGGTACATGCATGGTCTAAGGGTGACACTGGGAATTGTCAGCAAATACAGtatgacaataaaaaataacaggaaaaggaaaaaaaaaaaaaaaaaaaaactttaaatgaAATTAAGTTTTATCCATCCTTCTTTTGATTAAACATACCTTCATCTCATCTTTGACAAAGTCGTACAAGTTCTCTCTATGGTCTTCCCAGCTTTCTCCAGAGCTGGAAGAGGTTATCATTTGTTTTAACTCTTGTTCAATGatctttcaaaaacaaaagaaatgaaagagaaaataaaaatatcaagttTTGTAAAATCTGCTATTTTTAATGACTGAATTGAGACTATAtatacactgaatattcataacttcaCATTCATATTAATGTGCAATCATGCTCATTCTTTTTCTTAATACTGTATAAAATACTCCATCTGTTATCAttaaaatatgagtgtttaagGTATTTCAAATTTATGATGCTAAAGAGTGGGAACTGATGAATTATAGTCTAAAGCcgatatgatatatataataattatttttaaccCTGACTCAAAGATAAAGATGTAACTACTGATAAAGTATTCAAAGACTCAAGAATGAAAATGCTACAAGGCCGTTCATCAAATGTTTCTCTTTGATCATGTGTTAAAAGATCACATTATTTACTCATATTTCATAGCTTAATAAATTCATTAACAACTTTTGTAGAAAGTCCAAGCAGTGCTACTACCCACCTAGTGTTTGAGATATAAcaggaaaaacaaaacttttaatttAGGATTAAGTCAGGAGTCACGGATGGAAAAATACAGgtaatgttttatgtttttcaccTAATGACAAAGTATGCTATAATGTCAATTGAATGTGCATATGTTTCATGTTGACTATCATAATGTTTGGTTGAAGGCTCATCATCAGTTGAATTGGCTAAACTAGTAATTTTAGTAACCAGGCCAGTATCAGTAACCAGAGGCAAACCATCCAACCCCTCCTCCTTTATtctcaataaaaaaaaggaCCCTAAAactccccatccttcccccccctcgaaaaaaatggggaaaaaaagaacaGTGGGTGTTGGTTATTTCCTAATTTTCTTCAACAAAAAATTGACCATTgtgaacaaaatttaaaatgtatatttttgctACAGTTCATCTTACAAATACTACCAAACAACTcttattaacaataataataatatattaataataatcatggtAACTGGAATTCAAAATACTGAATCTTGCTTCAAGAAAACAGTTCAGAAACAGTTACTGCAACTGCTGGATTACCATACACAGCGGTACTTACCTCTCCAATATCTTTAAGTGTCATGGCAAAGCTTTCAGAGAGGTTCCT encodes the following:
- the LOC139975268 gene encoding uncharacterized protein — protein: MKRGEEMNIEGSTVSSQRSSSNEYFTADELFVDGDVDDGIRHQQLVSLENQPRRVRVVGIMDAIRSGWHSTFDRSPKPNDGVINEEDEDGNPTRNIQNFSAQFYSNYNDDDDDEVIHLDCVQENEDRIVAVKSCDDILESMHKEPVTPNKKVTASGHFSKYEKDEDRPVFGFDTRTFGRRSNSDHALSSKDVRLKFKSRRKRLTWPNKPPFESEKSEIVDDANDRKKPRAKYGGGKPADGTQDKTASHTLVGDVMRKAVSVLTVENVLQDCFLSYADLQKGDVRFSKDFVFWEEDAVDSATTDRLLEEQQPKFVSTPYPKRKSANDCNTSNFEDTISMPAKLSDGFEQSHEDTSYGMSLTDERFHDSQNYSALTDVTPLEISTCQESNDGQTDQNLDENYDTCTVTTNFHSLIGTPRRVRRRFTKEDVVNEDDIDAVELQSRKSSPARSIHEAAEDVVSDVLTIAQQAASESSPTESADVRQNTNEPQCWEDLLVPDDNEDVISLSDFNMSEITYIKDEIAKMKETFEEVAKDIKNNQLDGRDECGSRREKYNLEHESPQLCNTSPRGNVQNEVGHDASNVLQGTTDRKTRVCIQEDTESTDPSIRTKITFWEGIMKYGSDSNNVEATHEIANEIVSCNNDDSVLSTNGESNCAGEDIDESQLEEDRKNELNYSQGAFHENVADTQQTPEHVYTIDDEKTQFTDEEAASEATHEIERSLVTEECTPPSKVKTRISIWEKLPLRRGNKREQALVNLNSSTKEKVEFFEKFSSSESSFSRRSSSRFSFMKDDWFQRFRKNNNKEKLENTLGSTDVSYVVLSPHSNYESGIWTNEAFFENTSLGSGVDNTTDENIATHVETKLDSSRDNPQIVENGADSFHKSSVQNNRQECDSEWSFIFGDPSNSKSNAETGLREGESATNELEEIDTRVNCDGSKVIQTDAELDNGSVEEDRDVLPEMASDEGEHMVAEGKREEFFDASQGGDKRVIGGRSPITTPESHGDDQAETTPNRLEIVGSKMKLHETLSPDLTEANAKTSSKPKKRKLLSFFRRKSKEKKIKTANQGAIANSGEVVNTEEEPSLDYVDKMIAKKSKKSKSNDWGFIDLADSNPKTSKKRWKVFRRT